One Coprobacter fastidiosus genomic window, ATTAGGAGAATCCGGGAAATGCTGTGTCTCCAAAGCAATACCACAACGGTAATCATACGGCTGTCCGGATTTTCCGGTAGCTGCCCCATCAAAGAAATTTCCGCTATAAAATTGTAATCCGGGCTCTGTGGTCCAAACTTCAAGCTGACGCCCTGTTCCCGGTTCGAAAACAGTTGCTGCCCATTCCAAATTCTTATCAGTATGACGATCTAACACCCAGTTATGATCATATCCCTGACCATTTCGCAATTGAGGGTCATCCATATCTATACGGCTGCCGATTTGACGTGGTTTCTGAAAGTCAAAAGGAGTTCCGAGAGTTTCCTTTAATTCACCTGTGGGAATCAAAAGACTATCCACCGGAGTAAAATGAGAAGCCCGTATAGTCAACTCATGGGCTAATATATCCCCATTCCCCTCACCCTTAAGATTAAAGAAAGTATGGTTCGTCAAATTAACCGGTGTAGCTTTATCTGTGGTAGCAGTATAATTAATCTCAAAATCATCATTGTCCGTAAGCTCATAAGTCATTTTGACATTCAAATTACCCGGGAAATTCTCTTCTCCATCCGGAGATAAATAAGAGAAACATATCTTATTCGGCATCACGCTATCTACATTCCAAACCACCCGGTCAAAACTTTTAAGACCACCATGCAAACATTGTCCATTATTATAAGCAGCCAACTGATATTCCTTGCCATCTAAAGTAAATTTACCGTTTGCAATGCGATTCCCGTACCTGCCGATAGCCGCACCGAGAAAACGTTCGCCCGGATTATTGACATAACTATGAATATCCTTATATCCGAGAACTACATCAGACATCTTTCCTGCCCGGTCAGGAGCCCATAAAGAGACCACCCGAGCTCCGTAATTCGTCACTTGCATAGCCATTCCTTTGGCATTTTTCAACGTATAAAGCGCGACTTTTTTACCATCTATAATGGTATCAAATTGCGAATCAGGCAACAAGGTCACTTTCGGACCGGAGTTGCACCCCACTAATAAAGGAAGTAGGAAACATAAAGATAATAACCGTTTCATTTGCGTATGTGATTAGTGATTAACAAATTCAACAAATCGAAAAAGAGATACCCTCTTCACTATGAAACAAAACAACAGGTACACCTTATTTCTAATTATTTTGCGAAAGCAAGATACAAATTTTTTTTGAAAAGCAATATTTAGAATGCAACAATATAATCTTGTTTATTTAATTTAGGATCACAAAATGCAATTCCCAAGTCAAACAGGTCCATTGTCACTCGAATTCTTTCGTCCGATATAAATCTGCGCCACGCATCTAAAGCTCTACTCTCCGAATGTATTCCTTCTATGAGGATAACGGTATTCTCTCCCAAACAGGGAAATAACCGATTATAAATCAATTCATATTCTTGTATATCAGATGGACGGTGAATGCAAATAAAATCGGGCGTGCCAAATTTCAAACATTCTAACAACCCTTCTGAAAAATAAGAGTTGAAAAAACGGATATTTTGCAAGTCAGAAGGTATGACATCTTTCGAGAAATTATAAATACGAGTATCTGGATCTGCGCAAAAAAGTTGAGACCGAGTATTCCCTAAATAAAGACACAAAGACGAAATACCCCAACAAGAACCATATTCAAATATTATATCCGGACGAAATCGGTTGACCATACGGAAAAGCAAGCGCCCATATTTTTCCGAAACAGGTTTGCGTCGTTGAAAATCGTCTTGAGTAAGCTGGTTACACACCCGGGTATGCCAAACTTCCTCGATCTGTTGATAGGCATAATAACTATAAGTTTCTTCTATTACTTTGGTTATTAAATTATAAGCAAACGGGGAGTGGACACCGAAACCTTTCCGATGTCTTATTTTACGAAAATTTTTAGTACAATATTGCTTTAAGATACGTTTCGACATATCGTAATCAAACTATTTTCTCAATACAGAACTTAATTTAAGGTCGAGCGCAAAGGTATTGTTTTTTATTTAAAGATGAAAAACAGCTCATAAAATTACTCGTAAACAAATCACATGATATATATTTGTTCCCCAAACTACTTTATTTACAAAGAAATGAAAGAAAAAGACAGCATGGAATGGAAAGTATTGAGCAGTCAGTACATATCTCAAGAACCATGGTTTACCGTACGTAAAGAAAAAGTGCAACTTCCTAACGGAAACACGATCGATTCATATTATGTTTTAGAATACCCTAATTGGGTTAACGTAATCGCAATTACCAAAGACGGGAAATTTATTTTCGAACGACAATATCGTCATGGATTGCGAAACACTTCATACGAACTGTGTGCCGGAGTTTGTGAAAAAGAAGATTCATCTCCGTTAATCTCCGCACAAAGGGAATTAATGGAAGAGACCGGTTATGGGAAAGGCGAGTGGGAAGAGTTTATGATCATATCTCCCAACCCGGGAACCCATACAAACTTAACCTATTGCTATCTTGCTACTAATGTAGAAAAAATATCCGAACCACATTTAGAAGCGACAGAAGATATACAAGTAAAACTCTTGACTATCGAAGAAGTAAAAGATCTATTGGAAAATAATAAAATAACTCAAGCCCAACATGCTGCTCCCTTATGGAAGTATATTGCATTATACGGGGAAAACAGACATTTTTAAATTTTTATGGATCAACTAGAACAGCTATCAAAGCAAGAGCTCATCGAGTTAGTACATATTTTTGCTAAAAACATGCTGGCATTAGATGGTGTATGGTTTCAATCCATAGAGACTAAGCTCGGCATGGATGAAGCCATAGAGCATGATCAAAATGCATGGAGGAAATATACTGTAATTGAAGCCAAACGTATTAAAACGTTTTTAAAATTACCGGAAAAACCGGGTATAAACGGCTTAAAAAAAGCGCTTGATTTTCATTTTAACGCTTTTCTGAACCAAACAGAAACCCGGATAACCGAAGATACACTTATTTACAAAGTTATTGACTGTCGTGTACAGACTGCCCGTACTCGTAAAGGAATGCCTTTGCATCCTTGCAAATCGGTAGGGATCATAGAATATTCTTATTTTGCAAAAGAGATCGATTCAAGATTCGATTGTGAAACGATAAGCTGCTTTCCCAATATTACCGACCCGACATGTGCCTGCTGTTGGAAATTCACATTACGAAACGAGACTAAAACAGACTGAAAAAGCCCGGAAATATAATTCTATCAAATATCTTAAGCAAACTCCTAAGTTATAATAACACAATACGATTAAACATAAAAAATAACTTTCTGACATTATAATAAAGTATTTTATCGATTTTTTACTTTGATAACCAATTGAAATACTTATCTTTGTAGCGGAAATACTAAAAGAGTGTTATTTTAGTATGTGTGTGTATTGTGAATGTAAAAGCAGGAACTGGCAATATTGCCGATTCCTGCTTTTCTCTTTTAAACATTCCTATATTAATACTGTTTTATAAAACTCCTCCTATCAGCTCTCGTATCATAAGGGACAAGTGTAAAGCCATAAGAAACCTTACCGGGATTCAACTTAATCTGATATTCATTACGAGGCTGAGCTCCCCACGAATTATCACCTCCGATACCCATCATTTTATAATCGATGAAAAGATCTACCAGTTGCTGAGACTTTGCATCGCACGTATGGCGTTGGGTCAAAACCGACGGACGTTGAGGAATATCATCCCTGAATTCCCCACTATCTAAACTTTCAAGGGTATAATTCGAAACATTCATCTCCAACTTATCGTCTGCAACAACCAACAAACCTTTTCCTTTTTTATCGGATAGCGAGAACCAAATAACATCGGTACGGTGACTATTTTCCTGCGGACGGATATACGGCTCAAACATATCTGCCACACGACAAGAATATTCCCCGACAAAACAACTTGTTTTTCTATCCTGATAATTTTCCCACGGACCTCGTCCATAATAAGTAAGGTCAGTA contains:
- a CDS encoding aldose epimerase family protein, with protein sequence MKRLLSLCFLLPLLVGCNSGPKVTLLPDSQFDTIIDGKKVALYTLKNAKGMAMQVTNYGARVVSLWAPDRAGKMSDVVLGYKDIHSYVNNPGERFLGAAIGRYGNRIANGKFTLDGKEYQLAAYNNGQCLHGGLKSFDRVVWNVDSVMPNKICFSYLSPDGEENFPGNLNVKMTYELTDNDDFEINYTATTDKATPVNLTNHTFFNLKGEGNGDILAHELTIRASHFTPVDSLLIPTGELKETLGTPFDFQKPRQIGSRIDMDDPQLRNGQGYDHNWVLDRHTDKNLEWAATVFEPGTGRQLEVWTTEPGLQFYSGNFFDGAATGKSGQPYDYRCGIALETQHFPDSPNHPDFPNTILKPGETYQQTCVYKFRIK
- a CDS encoding DUF6125 family protein; amino-acid sequence: MDQLEQLSKQELIELVHIFAKNMLALDGVWFQSIETKLGMDEAIEHDQNAWRKYTVIEAKRIKTFLKLPEKPGINGLKKALDFHFNAFLNQTETRITEDTLIYKVIDCRVQTARTRKGMPLHPCKSVGIIEYSYFAKEIDSRFDCETISCFPNITDPTCACCWKFTLRNETKTD
- a CDS encoding NUDIX hydrolase; this encodes MKEKDSMEWKVLSSQYISQEPWFTVRKEKVQLPNGNTIDSYYVLEYPNWVNVIAITKDGKFIFERQYRHGLRNTSYELCAGVCEKEDSSPLISAQRELMEETGYGKGEWEEFMIISPNPGTHTNLTYCYLATNVEKISEPHLEATEDIQVKLLTIEEVKDLLENNKITQAQHAAPLWKYIALYGENRHF